In Ignavibacteria bacterium, the sequence GTAGTCTTCTGTATTGCGGGCAGTCATGTAGATACCTGCATTGAACAGGCTCACTGTCATTTTATTCAGCGCGTTGAAAGGAATTTCAAACGGCACTGCAATCTTTTTTTCTATATATTTTAAAAGAGATTTCTTTTTCAGCTTTTCAGGAAGCTCTTCCATTTCCGCGTTATTGCCAAGCAGCAGGATGCCCCTGCCGTAGCTGCTTCCTTTGGCAACTACATCTATCCATGCAACAGAATAATGGTAGTCATCACTGAATTCTTCGATCTTATCAAATAAAGCGTCCAGGTTACCGAGCTTTATTGCCTTATTAAAAATATACGGCGATGTAATTTTCTTAAGCTGAATTTCGCACTCAAGAATAAAGCCTGTTAAACCCATACCGCCAACTGTTGCCCAATACAGGTCGCTGTGCTCGCTTCGCGAGCATTCAAGTATTTCTCCTGAAGCAAGAAGTATTTTAAAGCTTAATACATAACTTGAAAATGAACCGACCTTATGGTGGTTCTTACCATGAACATCGCTTGCAATTGCTCCGCCCATTGTTACATATTTGGTTCCCGGTGTAACACCTGGAAACCAGCCTCTTATCACGAAAGTTTCAAGCAGGTCTTTATAAGTTACACCGGCTTCACATCTCAAAATGCCCTTATTTTCATCAAACGATATAAATCGGTTCATAAGGAGTGATTCTGAAACTACGCCTTTATCATTCAGCGAGGCATCGCCGTAGCTGCGGCCAAGGCCGCGGGGAATTACTGAATTATTTTTGAGCAGTTCGCTTAAATCAAATATCCCGGGAGGGCGCGTTACCCTGCATTTAGCCTTGGGGTACTTTCCGAAGCCCGAGAGCTCAATTTCTTCAAATTTCATAAGTTTCTGCGTATTGAAAGCAAAATCTCCTGTATATTAAGCTGTAAATATCGTAAAATATAAAATGATAAGAAATTTAGAAATTGGGTAGTATGATGACAAAAAGCAGCAGGACAGAAAAATTGAGAAATTTCATTAACTTTAATATTAAGACATATATCATTATTATTGTATAACAGTTCTTTGTAATACTCCGTTTTTAAAGACGGATATTGTTTTCGGTTCACTTATTTAAACAGTGAATAATAGGGAATCAGGTGAATTATACTATAGTTAATGAATAATCCTGAGCTGTCCCCGCAACTGTAATAAAGAAGACCGGTTATGTTTTTGTCACTGTCAAATAAAACTGACGGGAAGACTTTACCGGAAATTGCTTTTAAGCCAGGAGACCTGCCGGAAATACTTTTTAATGATCTTCGAGGGTAAAGATTACATGTTATTAAAATAAACGGGACTCCCTGTTTCTATATGACAATGTATATTTTTTATTCGTTTGGTCATTTAGGTACAGGGAGTTGTTATTTATAATCAACCAATTTTAATAACAAAACTTTTTTCATCGGGAGAAAATATGAAAAAGTTAACTTCTGCTTTACTTCTGTTTATCACTTCGTTTTTTATTTTAACATCACTCAACGGCTGCGGCGATGAGGATATTGTAAACAATAATCCTGTTACTTCAACAAAAGGCGTATTTGTTCTCTATGAAGGTGCATTCGGCCAGCCGCAATCCTATGATTATGCGTTTATTGATATTTCAAGTGATTCTGTATATTCTAATGTTTATCAAAATTCAAACGGGGGCTCAGCTTTAAATTCATTCCCGAACGGTATGGTTCTTTCAGGTAATGAATTATTTATCGCAGCTCAGGGTACTTTCGGCCAGCCGGGCTCTATGTACAAAATAAACTCTTCAAATAACCAGCTTATTACATCTGCGCCAAGTATAGGCAACAACCCCTATAATTTTGCTTTCGCAAACGGTAATATTTATATCACAAATACAGGAAGTGATTATGTTAAAGTAACTGATATGAACTTTGGCACAGTTATTGATTCACTCTCTGTAGGCTTTAATCCCGGGGATATACTGTTTGCAGGCGGAAATGTTTTTGTGGGCAAGCAATCTTTTACTTTTGAAAATTCACTAGCAGTAATCAATTCATCCAACCAGGTTAGCAAATTATTTTTTCAGGGACCGCCCGTATCTATAGCTTTAAATACAGGCAAAATATTCGTTTCGACTTTTGGATACAAAAAACTGTTTGTTGTTGATGCCGCTTCAGCACAGATTGTTGATTCAATCAGTATGCCTGTAACACAGGCAGGTATAGGCTACCTTGCATCAGGAAGCGCAAATACCATGTATGTACTTGGGACTGATACTGCATTTCAGTACATGGAAGGAAAAAGTATATATAAAGTTGATCTTGTGAATAAAACCATAGACCCCGGTTTTAATGTTTCAGTTACAGGCACAGATGTAATTTACGGTATAGATTATGATGCCGTTGAAAACAAGATTTACATTGCAATTTCAAAAGGCAATAATAACGGTGAAGTAAGAGTATATGATACTTCAGGCACATTATATAAATCATATCCTGATATAGGGGGCAAGTATCCAAGGAGATTTGCATTCAAGCATTAATGATTAAAAATATAGTAATACTATTTATATTAATCATCGTTATTCATGCCCGGGAGATAATTGCTTCGGGGCAGGATAGCGTTGTGACTGATGAAATTGTGGTTGAATCAAACCGCCTGAAGATGAAAAATTCAGAAGCGCCGAATAAGATACAGGTCATTGATAATGAATTACTTAAAAGGCTAAACGGCTCCCGCCTGCCCGATGCATTAAGCTTAAGTGATGCGGTGTTTATCAAGGATTACGGGTTTAATTCAGGTACTAAAACAATTTCACTCAACGCAACGCAAAGCGAGCATACTTTGGTGCTGATAGACGGCATCAGGCTTAACAGCCGGCAGAATGCGCAGTATGACCTTTCTTTGTTCGATCTTGAAGATATTGAACGCATTGAAATATCCAAGGGCGGTTCATCAGCTCTCTACGGCAGCGATGCAATTGGCGGTGTGATAAATATAATAACTTCCCGAGGTTCTAAAAAACCGTTCAGTTTGAATTTTAAAGGTCAGTTGGGTTCATACGGCTACAGGAAGTTTTATGTTAACATTACTCAAAGCTCTGATCTGGGTTCAGGGCAAAGACTTTCATATAATGCTTCTGTAACTGATGAAAGGGCTGCCAATGAGTTTAAGTTCAATTTTAAAAACGGACTCAACATTACTGAATATGAAAGA encodes:
- a CDS encoding FAD-binding oxidoreductase, which codes for MKFEEIELSGFGKYPKAKCRVTRPPGIFDLSELLKNNSVIPRGLGRSYGDASLNDKGVVSESLLMNRFISFDENKGILRCEAGVTYKDLLETFVIRGWFPGVTPGTKYVTMGGAIASDVHGKNHHKVGSFSSYVLSFKILLASGEILECSRSEHSDLYWATVGGMGLTGFILECEIQLKKITSPYIFNKAIKLGNLDALFDKIEEFSDDYHYSVAWIDVVAKGSSYGRGILLLGNNAEMEELPEKLKKKSLLKYIEKKIAVPFEIPFNALNKMTVSLFNAGIYMTARNTEDYQHYDKYFYPLDFVLDWNHIYSKNGLIQYQLNVPLEKGREAIDKVLKTVVSYGGGSFLAVIKKMGNQEGILSFPFEGYTLSMDFPVKKGTIEMCSQLDKIVMEYGGRTYLTKDSILDEKTFKQMYSGHWEKWMKIKMKYDPDNKFTSNLGRRIGLCLS